Proteins from one Chitinophaga oryzae genomic window:
- a CDS encoding helix-turn-helix domain-containing protein, protein MGKQETIAAFYDSRGIIGEGARLFNVFENGDHCTVPHIYNRRDYYKVSLLQGQSRLSWHDQEIIIDRPALVFFNPHTPFGWEPLSAAQPGYFCMFRKSFLQNAERSESMQQAPLFRAGTSPVFFLNPVQEQRISNIFQQMLEEMRSDYLYKYELLQNYLQLLIHEALKIAPHTISIRQRNAAERITAGFFERMEREFPIDAPGRQLTLRSAGDYAKALAVHVNHLNHAVREVTGKSTSIHIAERVLTEAKALLRHTDWPVAAIAHSLGFESPNYFYNFFKKQTGHAPGHIRVPAL, encoded by the coding sequence ATGGGAAAACAGGAAACCATAGCGGCGTTTTATGACAGCAGAGGCATCATCGGAGAAGGGGCCCGTTTGTTTAATGTCTTCGAAAACGGTGATCATTGCACGGTACCACACATCTACAACCGGCGGGATTATTATAAAGTTTCCCTGTTGCAGGGACAGAGCCGGTTGAGCTGGCATGATCAGGAGATCATAATAGACCGTCCCGCCCTGGTGTTCTTTAACCCGCATACGCCTTTCGGCTGGGAACCGTTGTCTGCTGCCCAGCCGGGTTATTTCTGTATGTTCCGGAAGTCGTTTTTACAAAACGCGGAACGGAGTGAAAGCATGCAGCAGGCGCCGCTATTCAGGGCCGGCACCAGCCCTGTTTTTTTCCTTAACCCCGTGCAGGAGCAGCGTATCAGTAATATCTTTCAACAGATGCTCGAAGAAATGCGGTCGGACTACCTCTATAAATATGAGCTGCTGCAGAACTACCTGCAGCTGCTGATACATGAGGCGCTGAAGATAGCGCCGCATACTATCAGCATCCGGCAACGGAACGCGGCGGAACGCATCACTGCCGGCTTTTTTGAACGTATGGAGCGGGAATTTCCGATAGACGCTCCCGGCCGCCAGCTGACGCTGCGCTCTGCCGGCGATTATGCAAAAGCACTGGCGGTACACGTCAACCACCTGAACCATGCTGTGCGGGAGGTAACGGGCAAATCCACATCCATACATATCGCCGAACGGGTGCTCACAGAAGCAAAAGCCCTGCTGCGCCACACCGATTGGCCGGTAGCCGCCATCGCTCACAGCCTGGGCTTTGAATCGCCCAACTACTTCTACAACTTCTTCAAAAAACAGACAGGACACGCTCCGGGGCACATACGTGTGCCTGCCCTTTGA
- a CDS encoding amidohydrolase family protein — translation MKTYLLAILCCFFLSTNAQSDLALAGARIYPSPGAPPLEDGVVLIKAGKITAVGTRRQVKIPAHVQVVDCKGLVLMAGFWNSHVHFMSPVWEHADSLPAAQLTRQMTEMLTRYGFTHAFDLATLNFRNLRALRDRLRSGEVEGPALLSAGEPFVPPNGSPFYVHPIKLPEISTPEAAVAYVRKQLDAGADAIKIWSASPVGDNKVVAMPLDIVQAATATAHKYHKPVFAHPTSDTGWRVAVAGGADILAHVAPDGYVGWQQADVDLLKRRHVAVIPTLKLYKWELERNKVASAEDHPLVKTAIEQIGMYAKAGGEILFGTDVGYISDFDTADEFRFLGAAGLTFDQILTSLTTAPAKRFGMSQRCGRVAKGLDADLVLLKADPHDDVKNFAAVAYTLRQGKIIYDAKAAVK, via the coding sequence ATGAAAACGTATCTCTTAGCGATACTCTGTTGCTTTTTCCTCTCAACAAACGCTCAATCAGACCTGGCGCTTGCCGGCGCCCGCATATATCCATCGCCCGGAGCGCCGCCGCTGGAGGACGGCGTGGTACTGATCAAAGCCGGTAAGATCACGGCAGTTGGCACCCGGCGCCAGGTAAAAATTCCGGCACACGTACAGGTGGTAGACTGTAAAGGACTGGTATTGATGGCCGGCTTCTGGAACTCCCACGTGCATTTTATGAGCCCTGTGTGGGAGCATGCCGACAGCCTGCCGGCCGCACAGCTCACCCGGCAGATGACGGAGATGCTGACCCGCTACGGCTTCACCCATGCCTTCGATCTGGCGACGCTCAATTTCCGTAACCTGCGGGCATTGCGCGACCGGCTGCGGTCCGGTGAAGTGGAGGGCCCGGCCTTGTTGTCTGCCGGCGAACCCTTTGTACCACCGAATGGCAGCCCTTTTTACGTACACCCGATAAAACTGCCGGAGATCAGTACGCCGGAGGCAGCAGTGGCCTATGTCAGGAAACAGCTCGATGCAGGCGCCGATGCCATCAAGATATGGTCTGCTTCGCCGGTAGGCGATAACAAAGTGGTGGCCATGCCGCTGGACATCGTGCAAGCCGCCACCGCAACCGCCCATAAGTATCACAAGCCCGTTTTCGCGCATCCCACCTCTGATACCGGATGGCGTGTAGCCGTGGCCGGTGGCGCGGACATCCTGGCCCATGTGGCGCCCGATGGTTATGTTGGCTGGCAGCAGGCGGATGTCGATTTACTGAAGCGGCGCCATGTAGCGGTGATCCCTACGCTGAAACTATATAAATGGGAGCTGGAAAGAAACAAGGTGGCCTCTGCGGAAGATCATCCGCTGGTGAAGACCGCTATAGAACAGATCGGGATGTACGCCAAAGCAGGTGGTGAAATCCTGTTCGGCACAGACGTAGGCTATATCTCCGATTTTGATACGGCAGATGAATTCCGTTTCCTTGGGGCTGCGGGGCTTACCTTTGACCAGATACTTACCTCGCTGACCACGGCGCCGGCTAAACGCTTCGGCATGTCACAGCGCTGCGGGCGTGTTGCTAAAGGACTCGATGCCGACCTGGTATTGCTGAAAGCCGATCCGCATGACGACGTGAAAAACTTTGCAGCGGTGGCTTACACCCTCCGCCAGGGGAAGATCATCTACGACGCAAAAGCAGCTGTCAAATAA
- a CDS encoding SDR family oxidoreductase → MENRKPLAGKVALVAGGTRGAGRGIAVELGAAGAIVYVTGRTTRQQQSEYKRPETIEETAELVTAAGGQGIAVQVDHLVPAQVEQLVQRIDREQGRLDILVNDIWGGENLMEWKKPVWEHTLNNGLHLFHLPLDTHLITAHYALALMIRRPGGLLVEVTDGTAEYNNRNYRLNVFYDLAKTATIRMAWAHAQDLAPHGCSAVAVTPGWMRSEIMLEAFEVKEDNWQDAIQKEPHFAISETPRYVGRAVASLAADEDKQRWNGQSLSSGQLAKEYGFTDIDGSQPDCWRYLVEVQEAGKPADTTGYR, encoded by the coding sequence ATGGAAAACAGGAAACCCCTCGCCGGCAAAGTGGCATTAGTCGCCGGCGGAACACGCGGCGCCGGCAGAGGCATAGCCGTCGAACTGGGCGCCGCAGGCGCTATTGTCTATGTAACAGGCAGAACTACACGTCAGCAACAATCGGAATACAAACGTCCGGAGACAATCGAGGAAACGGCGGAACTGGTAACTGCGGCCGGTGGCCAGGGGATCGCCGTACAGGTAGATCACCTCGTACCAGCCCAGGTGGAACAACTGGTTCAGCGTATCGACCGGGAGCAGGGCCGGCTGGATATCCTGGTCAATGATATCTGGGGCGGGGAAAACCTCATGGAATGGAAGAAACCGGTGTGGGAGCATACGCTGAATAACGGCCTGCACTTGTTCCATTTGCCGTTAGATACTCATCTGATCACAGCGCATTACGCACTGGCGCTGATGATACGGCGCCCGGGCGGTCTGTTGGTAGAAGTCACAGACGGCACCGCGGAATACAACAATCGCAATTACCGCCTCAACGTATTTTATGATCTGGCCAAAACGGCCACCATCAGAATGGCCTGGGCGCATGCACAGGACCTGGCGCCTCATGGCTGTTCCGCAGTGGCGGTCACGCCGGGCTGGATGCGCTCTGAAATTATGCTGGAGGCCTTTGAAGTAAAAGAAGATAACTGGCAAGACGCTATTCAGAAAGAGCCCCATTTCGCTATTTCTGAGACGCCCCGTTATGTGGGCAGGGCAGTGGCGTCGCTGGCGGCGGACGAAGACAAGCAGCGGTGGAACGGACAGTCGCTGTCCAGCGGTCAACTGGCAAAGGAATACGGCTTTACGGACATTGACGGCTCACAGCCCGACTGCTGGCGTTACCTGGTAGAAGTGCAGGAGGCAGGTAAACCTGCTGACACAACAGGTTACAGATAA
- a CDS encoding class I SAM-dependent methyltransferase, translating to MKNVPERFTWAADLVAPLPADHVLEIGCGAGLLIGLLATRLTTGELIALDKSGPMLQKAAQRNAAYITAGKVTLVTSEFANYTTAHPFDRIVSFNVNFFWKGQQAELKVLRQLIKPKGKIFAFFDTPFNNTIPQLAAQITQHLQQAGFGVLETVISQAPPRGSFCMIIQPAKKTLT from the coding sequence ATGAAAAACGTGCCCGAAAGATTTACCTGGGCAGCTGATCTTGTAGCGCCCTTACCAGCAGACCATGTGCTCGAAATAGGCTGTGGCGCCGGCCTGCTGATCGGGCTACTGGCCACCAGGCTTACCACCGGAGAACTCATAGCGCTGGACAAATCAGGCCCCATGCTGCAAAAGGCGGCGCAACGCAATGCGGCTTATATAACAGCCGGCAAAGTAACGCTGGTGACGTCGGAATTTGCAAACTATACGACAGCCCATCCCTTCGACCGTATCGTATCTTTTAACGTTAACTTCTTTTGGAAAGGGCAGCAGGCAGAGCTGAAAGTATTACGACAGCTGATCAAACCGAAAGGAAAGATCTTCGCTTTTTTTGACACCCCCTTCAACAACACCATCCCCCAGCTGGCTGCGCAGATCACGCAGCATCTGCAACAGGCGGGATTCGGCGTACTGGAGACGGTCATCTCTCAGGCGCCGCCCCGTGGCTCTTTTTGCATGATTATTCAACCTGCAAAAAAAACTTTAACATAA
- a CDS encoding WG repeat-containing protein, with amino-acid sequence MRKRIVTLSLLCATVAVCAQDKLYYFPTADSSKVGVKDDQGKVIVPAKFSGAINYAYDQPITGPTIEFCDVSVSLRTPKLSPAAPGGEVYDRKGRFLYYPLSYDNGPDYWEEGLRRFVENGKVGFADKSGHKVLPAKWDFASPFNYGYAVVYEGGWVKHYDSGGEHWWIDAVSGKSVSYLINKKGERVNPLPAGQAKDYKYEGAWYPYPFRYNAAEQKIIDSLQRLDVINDIHLVNVYDDAPRKDLLLQFEITERPTPAFPYYTIQSFSRQQREDRIQFIVDPDGTNYRYQPWSDREEPVPLEQWIITELKAAKAFMQEHSDTPFRFDADARLKEWEPSN; translated from the coding sequence ATGAGAAAGCGTATTGTTACCCTCAGCCTGTTGTGCGCTACTGTAGCTGTTTGTGCCCAGGATAAGCTCTACTACTTCCCAACGGCTGACAGCAGTAAGGTCGGCGTAAAAGATGATCAGGGAAAGGTCATTGTTCCGGCTAAATTTTCCGGTGCCATTAACTATGCGTACGATCAGCCGATTACTGGTCCTACCATTGAATTCTGTGATGTATCTGTTTCATTAAGAACGCCGAAATTATCCCCGGCCGCTCCCGGCGGTGAGGTTTATGACAGAAAAGGCCGCTTCCTCTACTACCCGCTGTCTTATGATAATGGGCCCGATTACTGGGAAGAAGGTCTGCGCCGCTTTGTGGAGAACGGCAAGGTTGGATTCGCAGATAAAAGCGGGCATAAGGTTCTGCCGGCAAAATGGGATTTCGCCAGCCCATTCAATTACGGTTACGCCGTTGTGTATGAAGGCGGCTGGGTGAAACACTACGATTCGGGCGGAGAGCACTGGTGGATAGATGCGGTCTCCGGGAAATCAGTCAGTTACCTTATCAATAAAAAAGGAGAACGGGTAAATCCCCTTCCGGCCGGGCAGGCAAAAGACTACAAGTATGAAGGCGCCTGGTATCCTTATCCGTTCCGCTACAATGCTGCCGAACAAAAGATCATCGACAGCCTGCAACGGCTGGATGTGATCAACGACATCCACCTGGTGAACGTTTATGACGACGCGCCACGAAAGGATTTACTGCTGCAGTTCGAAATAACGGAGCGGCCCACGCCCGCTTTTCCTTACTATACCATACAAAGTTTTTCACGCCAGCAAAGGGAAGACAGGATACAGTTTATCGTGGACCCTGATGGCACCAATTACCGCTACCAGCCCTGGTCCGACAGAGAAGAACCAGTGCCATTAGAGCAGTGGATCATTACGGAATTAAAAGCGGCCAAAGCGTTTATGCAGGAGCATTCCGACACGCCCTTCCGGTTTGATGCCGACGCGCGGTTAAAGGAATGGGAACCGTCAAATTGA
- a CDS encoding DUF6892 domain-containing protein: MQITITDNSFALNGAEMSFPLDIQQLKALLGEARHVSKKYNHIYTWDKLGLLAYSKNGKVAEGLHIDYITNDMDFSPEMVFTGVFTINGLDYRAYFDKHKQSARKVTKRDEGGTLTVGNFDVYVDVEDGIMKSFGIGPYDPPAPKVYSDKYKQPPVAAEKIDFTDFNFKLAVIQKLMYNKKLLKPAFDLYEFVENYAGREIDIEEEGYGFIPEVTAYFEALEIDKKYAPEITEISQDGGDDIYGQLLRFWDGEDETFNIVHFEDIRHFPNLKRMNLFHADNLAEIAEQLAKKGITVESI; the protein is encoded by the coding sequence ATGCAAATCACCATCACAGATAATAGCTTCGCGCTGAACGGCGCGGAAATGTCGTTCCCGCTGGATATTCAACAGCTGAAAGCCCTGTTGGGGGAAGCCAGGCATGTATCAAAGAAATACAACCACATCTATACGTGGGATAAACTTGGCCTGTTGGCTTATTCCAAAAACGGAAAGGTGGCCGAAGGCCTGCATATCGATTATATTACCAATGACATGGATTTTTCCCCGGAAATGGTCTTCACCGGCGTCTTTACGATCAACGGTCTGGACTACCGGGCCTATTTTGATAAACATAAACAGTCAGCCAGAAAGGTAACCAAAAGGGATGAGGGCGGAACGCTCACGGTTGGTAATTTTGATGTATACGTCGATGTGGAAGACGGTATTATGAAGAGTTTTGGCATTGGCCCGTATGATCCGCCTGCGCCTAAAGTATATTCCGATAAATACAAACAACCGCCGGTCGCTGCGGAAAAGATTGACTTCACGGACTTCAACTTCAAGCTGGCAGTCATACAGAAGCTGATGTATAACAAAAAACTGCTGAAGCCTGCCTTCGATTTGTATGAATTCGTGGAGAACTACGCCGGCCGTGAGATAGATATAGAAGAAGAAGGGTACGGGTTCATTCCTGAAGTGACCGCCTACTTTGAAGCGCTGGAGATCGATAAAAAGTATGCGCCTGAAATAACGGAGATATCCCAGGATGGCGGAGATGACATCTATGGTCAGCTGCTGAGGTTCTGGGATGGGGAAGATGAGACCTTCAATATTGTCCATTTTGAAGACATCAGACACTTCCCCAACCTGAAACGGATGAACCTTTTTCACGCCGACAATCTTGCAGAGATCGCGGAGCAGCTGGCTAAAAAAGGAATTACCGTGGAATCAATTTGA
- a CDS encoding ABC transporter permease, with protein sequence MLRNYFKIAWRNLLRNPGYSFINIFGLATGLACFILILLFVQHEWSFDRFHAHAERIVRVIQQRPVSKGQSYWSTTSPALAGALRREFPEVKDATTVEPTFNPLLSVGDNHFKEQGIFADTAFLHLFNFPFLEGDPQTALKMPNSIVLTASMARKIFGEQDAMGKTILYQQHQPHTVTGVMADIPAASHLQFQYILPVTADPHYVDCSVKEPWMNNGVYTYALLENPASAPQLEQRLRAYIDGNLSRWRPEDRLRFLLQPLKDIHLRSQHLDTLEFEKSGSDKYVYLFLAIGFVILLLACVNYTNLAVARSARRAQEIGMRKVAGAMRGQLIAQFLGESLITTVLALVLALGLVHLLLPFFSQLMDRTLRIDYFGNPFLLPGLLLLVLMVSLLSGSYPAFLMTSLRPAQVLKGKQGVRAGSFSLQRILIVGQYAVSIILVAGSFIIYRQMQLVQHQNLGYNREHVLAIRVNDEAVSSHYNTLRKELLSHPGILSMSYSLYLPTEFHTNQSMMNWPGSNGERLSTRTTGIDYDFQEVYGLSTVAGRGFSRDFGADTLGAPLAVINETAAKAVGWTPEEAVGKSFDYSDGHGRRTVIGVVRDFHFNSVHHVPGPLVLTLDQSPTGYISAKVRPEDLQGTIALFEQAVKRYTRYPFEYQFLDDKFDQLYKKDTRLGKMFGGFTILAILIASLGLFGLAAYTTEQRRKEIGVRKVLGATVVNIVGLLSKDYIKLVLFGFVIAVPAAWYIMDRWLEDFVYRIQIQWWMLALAGLLALIIALLTVSYQSVKAALMNPVKSLKSE encoded by the coding sequence ATGTTAAGGAATTATTTCAAGATCGCCTGGCGCAATCTGTTACGCAACCCGGGATATTCCTTTATCAATATCTTTGGCCTGGCCACAGGACTGGCCTGTTTTATCCTCATCCTGCTGTTTGTGCAGCATGAATGGTCATTCGACCGTTTCCATGCCCATGCAGAAAGGATTGTCCGCGTTATACAGCAACGCCCTGTCTCCAAAGGACAATCCTACTGGTCTACCACTTCTCCGGCGCTGGCCGGTGCGCTGCGGCGGGAGTTCCCGGAAGTGAAGGACGCCACTACCGTGGAGCCAACCTTTAACCCGTTGCTGAGCGTGGGTGACAACCACTTTAAGGAACAGGGTATTTTCGCTGACACTGCTTTCCTGCACCTGTTCAACTTCCCGTTTCTCGAAGGAGATCCGCAAACGGCGCTGAAGATGCCTAACAGCATTGTGTTGACAGCATCTATGGCACGAAAAATATTTGGCGAACAGGACGCTATGGGAAAAACCATCCTGTACCAACAACATCAGCCGCATACAGTTACGGGTGTCATGGCGGATATCCCCGCAGCATCCCACCTGCAGTTTCAATATATCCTCCCCGTCACCGCCGACCCACACTATGTGGACTGCTCGGTGAAAGAGCCATGGATGAACAACGGCGTCTATACCTACGCCCTGCTGGAAAATCCGGCCTCGGCGCCGCAGCTGGAGCAGCGATTACGCGCCTATATCGACGGAAACTTGTCCCGCTGGCGTCCGGAAGACCGCCTCCGGTTCCTGCTGCAGCCGCTCAAAGACATCCACCTGCGCTCCCAGCACCTCGATACACTTGAATTTGAAAAAAGCGGCAGCGATAAATACGTATACCTGTTTCTTGCCATCGGTTTTGTCATCCTGCTGCTGGCCTGCGTAAACTATACCAACCTGGCCGTGGCCCGCTCTGCCCGCAGGGCGCAGGAAATAGGGATGCGCAAGGTGGCTGGCGCCATGCGCGGCCAGCTGATTGCCCAGTTCCTGGGAGAATCGCTGATCACGACGGTGCTGGCGCTGGTACTGGCATTGGGGCTGGTACATCTGCTGCTGCCGTTTTTCAGCCAGCTGATGGACCGCACCCTCCGCATCGACTATTTCGGTAACCCGTTCCTGCTGCCAGGATTGCTGTTGCTCGTATTGATGGTAAGCCTCCTGTCCGGTAGTTACCCTGCTTTCCTGATGACGTCCCTGCGCCCGGCACAGGTGCTTAAAGGCAAACAGGGCGTCCGTGCCGGCAGCTTCTCGTTGCAACGGATACTGATCGTAGGACAATATGCCGTGTCCATCATCCTCGTGGCCGGCAGTTTTATCATCTACCGGCAAATGCAGCTGGTGCAGCATCAGAACCTGGGATATAACCGCGAACATGTGCTCGCCATAAGGGTAAACGACGAAGCGGTCAGCAGCCATTACAACACGCTCCGCAAAGAACTGCTCAGTCACCCCGGTATTTTGTCCATGAGCTACTCCCTGTATCTTCCCACCGAGTTTCATACCAACCAGAGCATGATGAACTGGCCCGGCAGCAACGGCGAAAGATTGTCTACCCGTACAACGGGCATAGATTATGACTTCCAGGAGGTATATGGTCTGAGTACTGTGGCCGGCCGCGGTTTCTCCCGCGACTTTGGCGCCGATACCCTGGGCGCGCCCCTTGCGGTGATCAATGAAACGGCTGCCAAAGCCGTTGGCTGGACGCCGGAAGAAGCGGTCGGAAAATCATTTGACTACTCGGACGGCCACGGAAGAAGGACCGTCATCGGCGTGGTGCGGGATTTTCACTTCAATTCTGTTCACCATGTACCGGGACCGCTGGTGCTTACGCTGGACCAGTCACCCACCGGCTACATCTCTGCAAAGGTACGGCCGGAAGATCTCCAGGGCACCATCGCGCTCTTTGAACAGGCGGTGAAACGATACACCCGTTATCCGTTCGAATACCAGTTCCTCGATGATAAATTCGATCAGCTGTATAAAAAGGATACCCGTCTCGGTAAAATGTTTGGCGGCTTCACCATATTGGCTATCCTGATTGCGTCCCTCGGTCTGTTTGGCCTGGCCGCATATACCACCGAACAGCGGCGCAAAGAAATCGGCGTGCGGAAAGTATTGGGGGCCACCGTGGTTAATATCGTGGGACTGCTCAGCAAAGACTATATCAAGCTGGTGCTCTTCGGTTTTGTCATTGCGGTACCCGCAGCCTGGTACATCATGGACCGGTGGCTGGAAGACTTTGTCTACCGGATACAAATACAGTGGTGGATGCTGGCATTAGCCGGCCTGCTGGCGCTGATTATCGCATTGCTGACGGTAAGCTACCAGTCTGTAAAAGCAGCTTTGATGAACCCCGTCAAGTCATTGAAATCAGAATAA
- a CDS encoding GNAT family N-acetyltransferase encodes MKPSDPTAYPELAASLKSAPINTLFAQAVVEGKVNGKVYTDNPADPGAFYIIHPYGMSLLWGESNDKAFHDEIRDYAFNVRGHRKGDEWLQAFPGSWDSLLEGLFREEPKRVETDRRLNFKFNADKYSAQRKAVPADAPIQITTVTREAFNSMTGTVIPASFWNNADEFVSRSIGYSVYYDQALAAIAFAAFIDPEVLEIGIETCAPYRGKGLAYHACAVLIDYCLEKGLEPIWACRGSNTGSRKLAQQLGFEVSKELPFYRLRI; translated from the coding sequence ATGAAACCATCAGACCCAACCGCCTATCCCGAACTGGCGGCATCGCTGAAATCTGCCCCCATCAACACCCTGTTTGCCCAGGCGGTCGTAGAAGGGAAAGTTAACGGGAAAGTATATACGGACAATCCCGCTGATCCCGGCGCCTTTTACATTATACACCCATATGGTATGTCACTGCTATGGGGAGAAAGCAACGACAAAGCATTTCACGACGAGATCAGGGATTATGCCTTCAACGTCCGGGGACACCGGAAGGGGGACGAATGGCTGCAGGCATTTCCCGGCAGCTGGGACTCTTTGCTGGAGGGGCTTTTCCGGGAGGAACCCAAACGCGTGGAAACAGACCGCCGGCTCAATTTCAAATTCAACGCCGACAAATATTCTGCACAACGCAAAGCTGTTCCGGCAGATGCGCCCATACAGATTACCACCGTTACCCGAGAAGCATTTAACAGCATGACCGGTACCGTTATCCCCGCTTCTTTCTGGAACAACGCCGACGAATTTGTCAGCCGTAGTATAGGCTACAGCGTATATTATGACCAGGCGCTCGCCGCTATCGCTTTTGCCGCTTTTATTGATCCCGAAGTATTGGAAATAGGCATCGAGACCTGCGCGCCCTACCGCGGAAAGGGCCTGGCTTACCACGCCTGTGCCGTGCTGATTGATTATTGCCTTGAGAAAGGACTGGAACCGATATGGGCCTGCCGCGGCAGTAACACTGGTTCACGTAAACTGGCGCAGCAACTGGGGTTTGAAGTATCGAAAGAACTACCCTTTTATAGGCTGCGGATATAG
- a CDS encoding FAD-dependent monooxygenase, which produces MKAIIIGGGIGGLTTAIALQQRGWHYEVYEATPEYKAVGAGLLLGANAMKVYQRLGIAGELAGRGGYLERVYIKDYKGKVLQQIDNNLLERQYGSRSLPIHRAALQAALLEQLQQPVSTSKKCIAVTETPDSVIARFDDGSEAVGDILIAADGIRSAVREYYIGSQGYRYSGQTCWRATVNMELPNAERLNSAEVWGKGNGVRASFMHVGGNEVYFWFTKKLPEGTAFTGEEALALIQQDLADFSGHMQEVVAHLTPSLLIRSDLYDLAPIRQWHKGRVVLLGDAAHATTPNLGQGASQAIEDAYVLADCLSSHPDHETAFRHYAAKRLARTHKIVRISWQLAQVTNWKGSCTVGIRNFLLRSVPPGVAKKQLDFIYNIDL; this is translated from the coding sequence ATGAAAGCAATCATCATCGGTGGCGGCATAGGCGGCCTCACGACTGCTATTGCCTTACAGCAAAGGGGTTGGCATTATGAGGTATATGAAGCCACGCCGGAATACAAAGCAGTCGGCGCCGGCCTGTTACTGGGCGCCAACGCCATGAAGGTATATCAGCGGCTGGGCATAGCAGGAGAACTTGCGGGCCGCGGCGGATACCTGGAAAGGGTATATATCAAAGATTACAAGGGAAAAGTATTACAACAGATCGACAACAACCTGCTGGAACGGCAGTACGGCTCCCGTAGTTTGCCGATTCACCGGGCTGCTCTGCAGGCAGCGCTGCTGGAACAGCTACAACAGCCGGTCAGCACCAGCAAAAAATGTATCGCCGTAACCGAAACCCCGGACAGTGTTATCGCCCGCTTTGACGACGGCAGCGAAGCCGTGGGAGATATCCTGATTGCGGCCGACGGCATCAGGTCCGCCGTACGGGAGTACTACATCGGCAGCCAGGGTTATCGTTATTCCGGGCAGACCTGCTGGCGCGCTACCGTTAACATGGAACTGCCCAACGCTGAACGGCTGAACAGCGCCGAAGTATGGGGCAAAGGCAATGGCGTAAGAGCTTCGTTTATGCATGTAGGTGGTAACGAAGTGTATTTCTGGTTCACCAAAAAGCTGCCCGAAGGTACCGCCTTCACCGGTGAAGAAGCATTAGCGCTGATACAGCAGGACCTGGCTGACTTCAGCGGTCATATGCAGGAAGTTGTGGCACACCTCACTCCTTCCCTACTGATACGCTCGGATCTTTACGACCTGGCGCCCATCCGCCAATGGCATAAAGGGCGGGTAGTATTACTGGGCGACGCAGCGCATGCCACTACGCCCAACCTGGGACAGGGCGCCAGCCAGGCCATCGAAGACGCCTATGTGCTGGCAGACTGCCTTTCTTCCCATCCTGATCATGAGACTGCCTTCCGGCACTATGCCGCCAAACGGCTGGCACGCACCCACAAGATCGTCCGCATATCCTGGCAGCTGGCACAAGTCACCAACTGGAAAGGTTCCTGCACAGTGGGTATCCGCAACTTTCTCCTGCGCAGTGTTCCTCCCGGCGTCGCCAAAAAGCAGCTGGATTTCATTTATAACATTGACCTGTAA